In Treponema denticola, one genomic interval encodes:
- the infB gene encoding translation initiation factor IF-2 — protein sequence MDIENTNKPDVILNKKSTKTADAKPESVKTDSKKKVVVKVSKSAAGKSKKTDTPSEEHPAAVKPAVKPVVSVKKVSAQSQKQPETEFKERQSDEKSEELKKAPSRSENKKTASPFSQGEKRFQENLRREERNFQDTARKDEKQPERKKPASSMDSIDFVSKRPNVKAGNLADAGRRNNRGQGNRPQRPGGQGQGQTGGQGRRRESNFSGAQARAYSDGKKQGFRTGQGGQQGRPQGRPGDRPQNRTGFGGSRPGAAPAPIPVEKNKAQTNKKAHKAKKEIYNKKNKEDEFFEERLLNQKKKQKEKIHNIPKQIEIMESISVSELAKKMNLKASELIGKLMGMGMMVTMNQSIDADTATILASEYDCDVKIVSLYDETVIESKEDDLSELKPRPPVVTIMGHVDHGKTKTLDAIRSSNVIAGEFGGITQHIGAYTVNTHGGKITFLDTPGHEAFTMMRARGAEITDIVVLVVAADDGVMPQTIEAINHARDAKVPIIVAVNKVDKPEANVDKVKTRLSELGLMPEEWGGDTMFVEISALKKLGLDNLLDTILLQAEVLELKANYTCNAEGKVIESRIDHGRGVVATIIVQRGTLRTGDPYVAGIYSGRVRAIFNDRGEKIDEATPSMPVEILGLEGMPNAGDPFQVTDSERIARQISDKRQELKRFEDSRNVKKVTLDNLYETIHDGEILELKVIIKGDVQGSVEALKQSLEKLSTPEIRLNVIHASAGAINDSDVMLAAADSNALIIGFNVRPTPQAKILADQEKVDIRKYTVIYKAVEEIQLAMEGMLSPDIKEQVIGMVEVRNTFKVPKIGKIAGCYVLEGVVKRNCAVHVIRDGIVVHSGKLSSLKRFKDDAKEVAAGFECGIGIEDFNDIQVDDQLEIIEMIQVARKLSDSEKYKAPEIKEEGTEADE from the coding sequence ATGGATATAGAAAACACAAATAAACCTGATGTAATTCTCAACAAAAAAAGCACCAAGACGGCAGACGCTAAGCCTGAATCCGTCAAAACTGATTCTAAAAAGAAAGTCGTTGTAAAGGTTTCAAAAAGTGCTGCCGGAAAATCCAAAAAGACGGACACGCCTTCAGAGGAGCATCCTGCAGCCGTAAAGCCCGCAGTTAAACCTGTCGTTTCGGTGAAAAAGGTTTCGGCTCAATCACAAAAACAGCCCGAGACTGAATTTAAAGAAAGACAATCGGATGAAAAAAGTGAAGAACTAAAAAAGGCGCCCTCACGGTCCGAAAATAAAAAAACTGCATCTCCTTTTTCGCAAGGAGAAAAAAGATTTCAGGAGAACCTAAGACGGGAAGAAAGGAATTTTCAAGATACGGCAAGAAAGGACGAAAAACAGCCCGAAAGAAAAAAGCCTGCTTCTTCCATGGATTCTATAGACTTTGTAAGTAAGAGGCCCAATGTCAAAGCCGGTAACTTGGCGGACGCAGGCCGAAGAAATAACCGCGGCCAGGGAAACCGCCCGCAAAGACCCGGAGGTCAGGGACAAGGTCAAACTGGAGGACAAGGACGCCGGCGCGAAAGCAATTTTTCCGGAGCCCAAGCACGAGCCTACTCCGATGGAAAAAAACAGGGCTTTAGAACAGGACAAGGCGGACAGCAGGGCAGGCCGCAAGGCAGACCCGGCGACAGGCCTCAAAATAGGACAGGCTTCGGCGGTTCAAGACCGGGAGCAGCTCCGGCACCGATTCCCGTAGAAAAAAACAAGGCTCAAACAAATAAAAAAGCTCACAAGGCCAAAAAAGAAATATACAACAAGAAAAACAAGGAAGATGAATTTTTTGAAGAGCGTCTTTTAAATCAAAAGAAAAAGCAAAAGGAAAAAATTCATAATATTCCTAAACAGATAGAAATAATGGAATCGATTTCGGTTTCGGAATTGGCCAAGAAGATGAACTTAAAAGCCTCTGAGCTTATCGGAAAACTTATGGGCATGGGAATGATGGTTACGATGAACCAGTCCATCGATGCCGATACGGCAACGATTCTTGCATCGGAATATGACTGCGATGTCAAGATTGTAAGCCTTTACGATGAAACTGTTATCGAAAGCAAGGAAGACGATTTATCCGAATTGAAACCGAGGCCTCCCGTTGTAACCATAATGGGACATGTTGACCACGGTAAGACCAAGACCCTTGACGCCATCAGAAGCTCTAATGTTATAGCGGGAGAATTCGGAGGAATTACCCAGCACATAGGTGCTTATACGGTAAACACCCACGGAGGAAAAATTACCTTCCTCGATACTCCTGGACATGAAGCCTTTACGATGATGCGTGCACGAGGAGCCGAAATTACGGACATAGTTGTTTTGGTTGTTGCTGCCGATGACGGCGTTATGCCTCAAACCATCGAAGCTATCAACCATGCACGGGATGCCAAGGTTCCTATAATAGTTGCAGTAAACAAGGTCGATAAGCCTGAAGCAAATGTAGACAAGGTAAAGACCCGCCTTTCGGAATTAGGCCTCATGCCTGAAGAATGGGGCGGAGACACCATGTTTGTCGAAATCTCGGCTTTAAAAAAATTGGGATTGGACAACCTCTTGGATACAATCCTTCTTCAAGCCGAGGTGCTTGAGTTAAAGGCCAATTATACATGCAATGCGGAAGGAAAGGTTATAGAATCCCGCATTGACCACGGAAGAGGCGTTGTTGCAACCATTATCGTTCAACGCGGAACATTGAGAACCGGAGACCCCTATGTTGCAGGTATTTATTCAGGCCGCGTAAGAGCCATCTTCAATGACAGGGGCGAAAAAATCGATGAAGCTACTCCGAGTATGCCCGTCGAAATCCTAGGTCTTGAAGGTATGCCGAATGCGGGCGACCCATTCCAAGTTACCGATTCGGAGCGCATAGCCCGCCAGATTTCGGACAAAAGGCAGGAGCTAAAACGCTTTGAAGATTCAAGGAATGTTAAGAAGGTTACCCTCGATAACCTCTATGAAACCATCCATGACGGAGAAATATTGGAGCTTAAAGTTATCATAAAGGGAGACGTTCAAGGTTCCGTAGAAGCCTTAAAGCAGTCTCTGGAAAAACTTTCCACACCCGAAATAAGACTTAATGTAATACATGCTTCGGCAGGAGCTATCAACGATTCCGATGTTATGCTTGCTGCCGCAGACTCGAACGCCTTAATCATAGGCTTTAACGTACGCCCCACTCCTCAGGCTAAAATTTTGGCCGATCAGGAAAAGGTCGATATAAGAAAATACACGGTTATCTACAAGGCTGTCGAAGAAATTCAGCTTGCCATGGAAGGAATGCTATCCCCCGATATCAAGGAACAGGTTATCGGTATGGTTGAAGTCAGAAATACATTTAAGGTTCCCAAAATCGGAAAAATTGCCGGTTGTTATGTTCTTGAAGGCGTCGTAAAGAGAAACTGTGCAGTCCATGTTATCAGAGACGGCATAGTCGTTCACTCGGGTAAACTTTCCTCGTTAAAGAGATTCAAAGACGATGCAAAAGAAGTTGCAGCAGGCTTTGAGTGCGGTATCGGTATCGAAGACTTTAACGACATACAGGTCGATGACCAGTTAGAAATTATCGAAATGATTCAGGTTGCCCGAAAATTGAGCGACAGCGAAAAATACAAGGCTCCCGAGATCAAAGAAGAAGGAACCGAAGCCGATGAGTGA
- the rbfA gene encoding 30S ribosome-binding factor RbfA, which yields MSEFRLARLGEQIREEISALICSGKIKDPRVSSLLSINRVIVSGDLAYAKVYVSSFLDEHKTKQGVRGLENASGFIRTSLAKKLHIRQCPELTFIFDKSIKEGIDMVNKLESLEYFTDPDEDEGNVGSSEAD from the coding sequence ATGAGTGAGTTTAGGCTTGCAAGATTGGGCGAGCAGATAAGGGAAGAAATTTCGGCCCTTATTTGCTCCGGCAAAATAAAGGATCCGAGAGTTTCTTCTCTTCTTTCAATAAACCGAGTAATCGTTTCAGGAGACCTTGCCTATGCTAAGGTTTATGTTTCAAGCTTTTTAGATGAGCATAAGACAAAGCAGGGAGTAAGAGGCTTGGAAAATGCTTCAGGCTTTATAAGAACCAGCCTTGCAAAAAAGCTTCATATAAGGCAGTGTCCTGAGCTCACCTTTATATTCGATAAGAGTATAAAGGAAGGAATAGACATGGTAAATAAACTTGAAAGCCTTGAGTACTTTACCGATCCCGATGAAGATGAAGGAAATGTCGGCAGTTCGGAAGCCGATTAA
- the truB gene encoding tRNA pseudouridine(55) synthase TruB, whose amino-acid sequence MELNKNLIVPFAKQAGLTSFASMSAVKKALSTKKVGHTGTLDLFADGLLVLLTGQLTRLADIISAEKKTYEAWIEFGTETDTLDPEGEPILTAPLPSYKNLADCIPKFLGKILQRPPEFSAIKINGKRASDRIRSGEKIEIAERKIEIFKIELKGIITDSGLEFTEKDFLNTNTELKIKYVHISVECSKGTYIRSLVRDLARTASSCAYVRALRRTAVGNFKLEDAAGFSLLNDFSTAPEKFYEQKEIASSEIRAKAFSFSPKTAENLRLPQIFLDQKYLNDFYSGKKIKFNWFLNTDEVLENTTGSNLENKKICVFCNNLWTGIIGLNKNGLKYETVIKN is encoded by the coding sequence ATGGAATTAAATAAAAACCTTATCGTCCCGTTTGCAAAACAGGCGGGACTTACAAGCTTTGCTTCAATGTCGGCGGTAAAAAAAGCTCTTTCGACAAAAAAGGTAGGCCACACAGGAACCTTAGATCTTTTTGCCGACGGCCTTTTAGTTCTTCTTACAGGACAATTAACCCGCCTCGCCGACATAATTTCAGCCGAAAAAAAGACCTATGAAGCATGGATAGAATTCGGAACGGAAACGGATACCCTCGACCCCGAAGGCGAGCCCATTTTGACGGCCCCCCTTCCTTCTTATAAAAATTTAGCAGATTGTATTCCAAAATTTTTAGGAAAAATACTTCAAAGACCGCCCGAATTTTCTGCAATAAAAATAAACGGAAAAAGAGCTTCCGACAGAATACGCAGCGGCGAAAAGATAGAGATTGCAGAGAGGAAAATAGAAATTTTTAAAATAGAGCTTAAAGGGATAATTACCGATAGCGGTTTGGAATTTACAGAAAAGGATTTTTTAAATACAAACACCGAGCTAAAAATAAAATATGTCCACATAAGCGTGGAATGTTCAAAGGGAACTTACATCCGCTCCCTTGTAAGAGACCTTGCAAGAACAGCTTCTTCTTGTGCCTATGTTAGGGCTTTGCGGAGGACGGCAGTTGGAAACTTTAAACTTGAAGATGCGGCAGGTTTTTCTCTTTTAAATGATTTTTCTACAGCACCGGAAAAGTTTTATGAACAAAAAGAAATTGCTTCTTCGGAAATAAGGGCAAAGGCGTTTTCTTTTTCTCCTAAGACGGCAGAAAATTTAAGATTACCTCAAATTTTCTTGGATCAAAAATATCTAAACGATTTTTATAGCGGAAAGAAGATTAAATTTAATTGGTTTTTAAATACCGATGAAGTTTTAGAAAATACAACAGGCTCCAACTTAGAAAACAAAAAAATATGTGTCTTTTGTAATAATTTATGGACAGGCATTATAGGGCTAAACAAAAACGGTTTAAAATATGAAACCGTGATAAAAAATTAA
- a CDS encoding class I SAM-dependent methyltransferase produces the protein MKEFNGVADTMLIPMAARIYVSKRFPEYFYDRTALELEEKIPAKTLEKIWNTSSEYTMLASVARYYNFDEIIKNFMARHKKCNIINLGAGLETAVFRLQADSTMFYEIDLPEVIEQRKNILGAKENEKLIGADLFELEWVKHIDTSLPSLLTVSGVFQYFREEKIVQFLSDVKKHFPKGELIFDATNEIGIKYANKYVQKTGNTSAQMYFYVNDG, from the coding sequence ATGAAAGAATTTAACGGCGTAGCCGATACCATGCTCATACCGATGGCGGCACGGATTTATGTATCTAAGCGCTTTCCTGAATACTTTTATGACAGAACGGCTTTAGAATTGGAAGAAAAAATTCCTGCAAAAACGCTTGAAAAGATTTGGAACACATCTTCCGAATATACGATGCTGGCTTCGGTTGCCCGCTATTATAATTTTGATGAGATAATCAAAAATTTTATGGCTCGGCATAAAAAATGTAATATCATCAATCTGGGTGCTGGACTGGAAACGGCTGTCTTTCGGCTTCAGGCGGACAGTACAATGTTTTATGAAATCGATTTACCTGAAGTAATCGAACAGCGCAAAAATATTTTGGGTGCAAAAGAAAACGAAAAGCTTATCGGTGCCGATCTTTTTGAGTTGGAATGGGTTAAACACATCGATACCTCGCTTCCTTCTTTACTGACTGTTTCCGGCGTCTTTCAATATTTCCGAGAAGAAAAAATTGTGCAGTTTTTGTCGGATGTAAAAAAGCACTTTCCTAAAGGAGAACTGATTTTTGATGCAACAAATGAGATCGGTATAAAATATGCGAATAAGTATGTGCAAAAAACAGGCAATACTTCAGCACAGATGTATTTTTATGTAAATGACGGCTAA
- a CDS encoding alpha/beta hydrolase, which yields MKKIMLLSAVILFIGTIAAAQTKAAPAFKVEEQSFQRNGMKIYGKLFLPDSESPVPLVILSHGFGGNHGGVKGYAAAFAEHGIAAYIFDFIGGGNHIKSDGKMTEMSVLTEAEDLTVILDNLKADSRFKPEQIFLFGESQGGFVSTYIAALRPADVAGLVLLYPAFVLHDYIRQRTPDPERMPDTMKLLGKIIGRIYNKDVLSFDIYTLMPKYSGKTLIIHGTADSLVPLSYSERAIKTFPNAKLIKLDGAKHVFYGDMMQKAAEDAVKFVQSIIAEKRSQGR from the coding sequence ATGAAAAAAATCATGCTCTTATCGGCAGTTATTTTATTTATTGGAACAATCGCCGCGGCACAAACAAAGGCAGCGCCCGCATTTAAAGTCGAAGAACAAAGCTTTCAGAGAAACGGCATGAAAATATACGGAAAGCTTTTTCTTCCCGATAGCGAATCGCCTGTGCCCTTAGTCATTCTTTCACACGGATTCGGCGGAAACCACGGAGGCGTTAAAGGCTATGCTGCGGCTTTTGCAGAGCATGGAATTGCTGCATACATTTTTGACTTTATCGGCGGCGGCAACCATATCAAAAGCGATGGAAAAATGACGGAAATGTCGGTACTTACCGAGGCCGAAGATTTGACGGTCATTCTCGATAACTTAAAAGCCGACTCTCGTTTTAAGCCTGAACAAATCTTTTTATTCGGAGAAAGCCAAGGCGGATTTGTTTCAACCTATATCGCAGCACTGCGCCCCGCCGATGTAGCGGGCTTGGTTTTATTATATCCTGCTTTTGTGTTGCATGATTACATTCGGCAGCGCACTCCCGATCCGGAACGGATGCCCGACACAATGAAGCTGCTGGGAAAAATCATAGGCCGCATTTATAATAAGGATGTTCTCTCATTTGATATTTATACATTGATGCCCAAATATTCCGGTAAAACGCTCATCATTCATGGAACAGCCGACTCGCTTGTACCGCTGTCGTATTCGGAACGGGCGATTAAGACCTTCCCCAACGCGAAGCTCATAAAGCTTGACGGAGCAAAGCATGTCTTTTACGGAGACATGATGCAGAAAGCAGCGGAAGATGCGGTAAAATTTGTACAGAGTATAATCGCCGAGAAAAGGTCTCAGGGTAGGTAA
- a CDS encoding galactokinase, whose product MNLTNKTFLQNLKDEFISFYGNSEEKIIFAVSPARINIIGEHIDYNGGFVLPAAVNLYLRIALRKRQDKKILYRSMKAEKVFEFELDGNLNFYKENDFANYLNGMFLVLKERGLKVDTGFELLITSDIPQGSGISSSAALELCFGKIISHVFGFELDGIELAKTGRRVENGFLSLKSGIMDQFAIAMGKKNQAILLDTSSLDYEYIPLETEPYRIVIMNSNKPRKLTESKYNERKEECEKALAFLQKETDIDFLCDLSVYDFEKLEQDLISNLGEKIFRRVRHCVTEMDRVRRSAEALKNKDLKLLGASLNQSHLSLKDDYEVTGKELDALFFAAIKEKSCIGARMTGAGFSGCAIAVVHKDGFEEFAERVGKAYTENTGFTASFFACQASDGVSVISV is encoded by the coding sequence TTGAACTTAACAAATAAAACATTTTTACAAAACTTAAAAGATGAATTTATTTCTTTTTACGGTAATTCGGAAGAAAAAATTATTTTCGCAGTCTCTCCTGCACGGATAAATATAATAGGCGAACACATAGATTATAACGGAGGCTTTGTGCTGCCTGCCGCCGTTAATTTATATTTAAGGATTGCTCTGCGCAAAAGACAGGATAAAAAAATACTTTACCGCTCGATGAAGGCGGAAAAAGTTTTTGAATTTGAGCTTGACGGAAATTTGAATTTTTATAAAGAAAATGATTTTGCAAACTATTTAAACGGAATGTTTTTGGTTTTAAAAGAGAGGGGCTTGAAGGTCGATACGGGATTTGAGCTTTTAATTACAAGCGATATTCCGCAAGGGAGCGGCATCTCTTCTTCGGCCGCCTTGGAACTTTGTTTCGGTAAAATTATTTCTCATGTCTTCGGTTTTGAGCTTGACGGCATTGAGCTTGCAAAGACAGGCCGCCGGGTCGAAAACGGATTCTTGAGCCTTAAATCCGGAATTATGGATCAGTTTGCAATAGCGATGGGTAAAAAAAATCAGGCCATTCTTTTGGACACATCCTCCTTGGACTATGAGTACATTCCCCTTGAAACCGAGCCCTACCGAATTGTAATTATGAATTCCAATAAGCCCCGTAAATTGACGGAATCAAAATATAATGAAAGAAAGGAAGAATGTGAAAAAGCTCTTGCCTTTTTACAAAAAGAAACGGACATAGATTTTTTATGCGATCTAAGCGTTTACGATTTTGAAAAATTGGAACAAGATTTGATTTCCAATTTGGGAGAAAAAATTTTCCGCAGGGTAAGGCATTGCGTTACCGAGATGGATAGGGTAAGGCGGAGTGCCGAAGCCTTAAAAAATAAGGACTTAAAACTTTTAGGCGCTTCCTTAAACCAATCCCATCTTTCGTTAAAAGACGATTACGAAGTTACCGGAAAAGAACTGGATGCTCTTTTTTTTGCAGCCATAAAAGAAAAAAGCTGTATCGGTGCCAGAATGACAGGGGCGGGCTTTTCGGGCTGTGCAATCGCCGTTGTACACAAGGACGGCTTTGAAGAATTTGCCGAAAGAGTAGGGAAGGCCTACACGGAAAACACCGGCTTTACCGCTTCATTTTTTGCCTGCCAAGCCTCGGACGGAGTGTCTGTTATTTCGGTTTAA
- a CDS encoding ATP-grasp domain-containing protein has protein sequence MKENKKRILILGAGLMQGPAIRAAQELGCEVIAVDGNPNAVCAKEADKFCPIDLKDIPALIDLAKSLKKKGLHGVFTAATDFSVSVAAVAESCSLPGHSLEAARRASDKVLMRECFEKHGVPSPKFTHIFKNEIDKALQILKQKDIPFPLTVKPADNMGARGCRLVYSQDELRPALEDAVNFSRSRKAIAEEFIDGEEFSLEALVINGEIFLNALADRHIFFPPYFVEMGHTIPSIKSKEECDELIRVFFLGIKALGLTNGAAKGDIFLRKADPQKNGKRTACVGEIAARLSGGYMSGWTVPYSSGFDVTKAAIKIALGEPVDELPNSEAARFSTERAARFSAERAARFSAERAWISVPGIIKKIYGLEEARSTKNIKDVLPRLLEKDETVFPKNNVEKCGNVLSSAESYDEAVKASMEAVQKIFLRLERANNKTNLFFEKTNPSIAVQGNYPPNFFKFPEDDSTKEIKNKAFDELLKNSILVEEDEILYPSFFKDFLDKAFDVHGLSIRKAIKQAFFLEPKLKEKMLTLQTIGENLNPSLVLWWKYFIRGSRQGLIYYLDTELND, from the coding sequence ATGAAAGAAAATAAAAAGCGTATTTTAATTTTAGGAGCGGGACTCATGCAGGGGCCTGCAATAAGGGCAGCACAAGAGCTGGGCTGTGAGGTCATTGCCGTAGACGGAAACCCGAATGCGGTTTGTGCAAAAGAAGCCGATAAGTTTTGTCCGATAGATTTAAAGGATATTCCCGCCCTTATAGACCTTGCAAAAAGCTTAAAAAAAAAGGGTCTACACGGAGTCTTTACTGCAGCTACGGACTTTTCCGTATCGGTTGCAGCCGTTGCAGAAAGCTGTTCTCTTCCCGGGCACAGCTTGGAAGCCGCCCGCCGTGCAAGCGATAAGGTTTTAATGAGAGAATGCTTTGAAAAGCACGGCGTTCCTTCTCCTAAGTTTACCCATATTTTTAAAAACGAAATAGATAAGGCTCTTCAAATTTTAAAACAAAAAGACATTCCCTTTCCTCTTACGGTAAAGCCTGCCGACAACATGGGAGCGCGGGGCTGCCGCTTGGTCTATTCCCAAGATGAATTAAGGCCGGCCCTAGAAGATGCGGTAAACTTTTCGCGGAGCAGAAAAGCTATAGCCGAAGAGTTCATCGACGGCGAAGAGTTTTCGCTTGAAGCCCTAGTTATAAACGGAGAGATTTTTTTAAACGCCCTCGCTGACAGGCACATTTTTTTTCCGCCCTACTTTGTCGAGATGGGACACACGATTCCCTCGATTAAGAGCAAGGAAGAATGTGATGAGCTTATAAGAGTTTTTTTTCTCGGGATAAAGGCCTTGGGGCTTACAAACGGGGCAGCCAAGGGAGACATTTTTTTACGAAAAGCCGATCCCCAAAAAAATGGCAAACGGACTGCCTGTGTGGGAGAAATCGCCGCCCGCCTTTCAGGGGGCTACATGTCGGGCTGGACGGTTCCCTATTCTTCGGGCTTTGATGTAACTAAGGCCGCCATCAAAATAGCCTTAGGCGAACCCGTAGATGAACTTCCTAATAGCGAGGCCGCTCGTTTTAGTACCGAAAGAGCCGCTCGCTTTAGTGCTGAAAGAGCCGCTCGTTTTAGTGCTGAAAGAGCTTGGATTTCGGTGCCCGGCATCATAAAAAAAATATACGGGCTTGAAGAAGCAAGAAGCACAAAAAATATAAAAGATGTTTTGCCCCGCCTTTTGGAAAAAGATGAAACCGTTTTTCCTAAAAACAATGTAGAAAAATGCGGCAATGTCCTAAGCTCTGCGGAAAGCTATGATGAGGCAGTTAAGGCGAGCATGGAAGCCGTACAAAAAATATTTTTGCGGCTTGAAAGAGCAAACAACAAAACGAATCTTTTTTTTGAAAAGACAAATCCTTCGATAGCCGTGCAAGGCAATTATCCTCCGAACTTTTTTAAATTCCCTGAAGATGACAGCACAAAGGAAATTAAAAACAAGGCTTTCGATGAGTTATTAAAAAATTCCATTTTAGTGGAAGAAGATGAAATTCTTTATCCTTCGTTCTTTAAGGATTTTTTAGATAAAGCCTTTGATGTGCACGGCCTTTCCATTCGGAAAGCAATAAAACAAGCCTTCTTCCTTGAACCGAAGTTAAAAGAAAAGATGCTCACACTCCAAACTATAGGAGAAAATTTAAACCCGTCTCTTGTTTTGTGGTGGAAGTATTTTATACGCGGCAGCCGCCAAGGGCTAATCTATTACCTTGACACCGAATTAAACGATTAA
- a CDS encoding Nif3-like dinuclear metal center hexameric protein has protein sequence MKLKELDLYFTELLNIDAFAAQDLSQNGVQVQNSGKEIKKVAFAVDACLQSIKEAAERKADMLFVHHGLFWSRSLRIMGNHYHRIKALLDNDIVLYAVHLPLDAHPLYGNNIGLARRLELENLKEFGMYRGLNIGFYGSLPLKEGSEEGLELDEIINKLFPQGEKPANILPFGPKKIKTIGIISGGAASEIDDAIALGLDLYITGEIEHITYHNALENRINVIAGGHYQTETVGVQLVAKKLELDTNLETCFIDIPTGF, from the coding sequence ATGAAACTAAAAGAGCTAGATCTTTATTTTACCGAGCTGTTAAACATAGATGCTTTTGCGGCTCAAGATTTATCGCAAAACGGCGTTCAGGTACAAAACAGCGGAAAAGAAATAAAAAAGGTTGCTTTTGCGGTGGATGCCTGTCTTCAATCCATAAAAGAAGCCGCCGAGCGGAAAGCCGACATGCTTTTTGTACACCACGGCCTTTTTTGGAGCCGCTCCTTACGGATTATGGGAAATCATTATCATAGAATAAAGGCTCTTTTGGATAATGACATAGTGCTCTATGCCGTTCACCTTCCCCTCGATGCCCATCCCCTTTACGGGAACAACATCGGTCTTGCCCGCCGCCTTGAGCTTGAAAACTTAAAAGAGTTCGGCATGTACAGGGGGCTGAACATAGGCTTTTACGGCAGCCTTCCTTTAAAAGAAGGCTCTGAAGAAGGCTTGGAACTAGACGAAATTATAAATAAACTTTTTCCGCAAGGAGAAAAACCTGCAAACATCCTTCCTTTCGGGCCTAAAAAAATTAAAACAATCGGAATCATTTCGGGCGGGGCCGCCTCGGAAATAGATGACGCAATAGCCTTAGGACTTGATTTATACATAACGGGAGAGATTGAACACATTACCTATCACAATGCCCTCGAAAACAGAATAAACGTAATTGCCGGAGGCCATTATCAAACGGAAACTGTAGGCGTTCAGTTGGTTGCAAAAAAACTTGAACTTGATACAAACCTTGAAACCTGCTTTATAGATATTCCGACAGGTTTTTAA
- a CDS encoding Na+/H+ antiporter family protein, producing the protein MINPVIVAVVVMTVLCLLKINILIAIMVSGVIGGLVGGLGLSTTISTLISGMGGNAETALSYILLGTLAAAISHTNIVTLLAAKLSKSLKAKGILLVLIIAFVGCFSQNLIPIHISYIPILIPPLLVVMNSMKLDRRAMACGLTFSVKWPYVTFPVGFGLIFHGIIANSMTQNGVPFETTDVWKAMWIPGLGMLLGLFIAVFFSYRKPREYKNVHPEMNLEQNVKFTSREWFTLLAIIAAFVIQILTGSMPLGGLVGILILMLTRVIKVNEVDSTMAEGIKLMGFIAFVMLVAAGFAEVIKATKGVDSLVVSSANLIGGSKLLGAIIMLLIGLGITMGIGTSFGTIPIIATIYVPLGVKLGFSPAAIVCLLGTAGALGDAGSPASDSTLGPTAGLNVDGQHDHIWDTCVPTFLHFNIPLIIFGTIAAMFL; encoded by the coding sequence ATGATTAATCCTGTAATAGTAGCCGTTGTTGTAATGACGGTACTATGTCTTCTCAAAATCAATATTTTGATTGCGATTATGGTTTCCGGCGTTATCGGCGGATTAGTTGGAGGCTTAGGTCTATCTACGACCATAAGCACTCTTATTTCGGGTATGGGAGGCAATGCGGAAACGGCATTATCTTACATTCTTTTGGGTACATTAGCTGCGGCGATAAGTCATACAAATATTGTAACATTGCTTGCGGCAAAACTTTCAAAAAGCCTTAAAGCAAAAGGTATTTTACTTGTTTTGATAATTGCCTTTGTAGGATGTTTTTCACAAAACCTTATACCCATTCATATTTCATACATTCCGATATTAATTCCGCCCCTTTTGGTTGTTATGAATTCAATGAAGCTTGATAGAAGGGCTATGGCATGCGGTCTTACTTTCTCAGTAAAGTGGCCCTATGTTACCTTCCCTGTAGGCTTCGGTCTTATTTTCCATGGAATTATTGCAAATTCAATGACACAAAACGGAGTACCCTTTGAAACAACAGATGTATGGAAAGCTATGTGGATTCCGGGTCTCGGAATGCTCTTAGGATTATTTATTGCCGTATTCTTCTCATACAGAAAACCCAGAGAATATAAAAATGTACATCCCGAGATGAATCTTGAACAAAATGTAAAATTTACATCCCGTGAATGGTTTACTCTCTTGGCAATTATTGCAGCCTTTGTAATTCAAATTTTAACAGGTTCAATGCCTCTGGGCGGTCTTGTAGGTATCTTAATCTTAATGCTTACACGCGTTATAAAGGTTAACGAAGTAGACAGCACAATGGCAGAGGGTATAAAACTAATGGGCTTTATCGCCTTTGTTATGCTCGTTGCCGCAGGTTTTGCAGAAGTTATCAAGGCAACAAAGGGTGTTGATTCTCTTGTAGTTTCAAGTGCTAACCTGATAGGAGGAAGCAAACTCCTCGGTGCTATTATAATGCTTTTAATCGGTCTCGGTATCACAATGGGTATCGGAACATCTTTCGGCACAATTCCGATTATCGCAACAATCTATGTTCCGCTCGGTGTAAAGTTAGGTTTCAGCCCTGCCGCTATCGTTTGCTTACTCGGCACAGCCGGAGCCTTGGGAGATGCCGGATCCCCTGCATCAGACTCAACACTTGGACCGACAGCAGGTCTTAACGTAGACGGTCAGCATGATCACATCTGGGACACCTGTGTCCCGACATTCTTGCACTTTAATATTCCGTTAATCATCTTCGGAACCATAGCTGCAATGTTCTTGTAA